One region of Quercus lobata isolate SW786 chromosome 2, ValleyOak3.0 Primary Assembly, whole genome shotgun sequence genomic DNA includes:
- the LOC115977628 gene encoding disease resistance protein At4g27190-like, whose protein sequence is MSEETSLDKRVWGRSGVTELDLTGPPESFFEEEENEKQILLPPLGMVFDTEAFETASNSSKQTISEIEFIEVEASQRWPEGLQVEEMEQEAVSTLKTQGVFDVEAVKMAESSGQMKFQIADKEMEPEADRPQEAQQFLMQVGLRLTEPPKDEDWENANEIYLMDNELSVLPENPKCPKLSALFLQRNYKLRLIPPAFFNYMPALQILNLSGTNIKSLPNSIIRLVSLKRLFLNDCHCFMVLSPKIGELKQLEVLSLEGTEIMDLPPDIKKLTNLTCLEVSFCECQSNCKQAMQLNAVVPCGVISVLSQLEELDINVDPDDERWDACVEDIVNEVCTLKRLYSLKFYFQRVELLSHIQWNIPSLLYFRFTVGRHVKRIMSGVPRDVEFELERWDRCLKYINGVDVPRDIKKVLQHATAFFLDRHATVKKLSNFGIQNMVKLKCLVMGECSEVQVIIDEADGYEEDDSDEIVSESYDTEKIVLGSLEYMYVYYMESLRSMWEGPLQPESLVCLKSLTLCTCPQLTTIFTPGLLANLCNLEELKVDDCPSIKSIVSHDITAEHKISYFLPELKKISLHYMPELVSISKGLHIAPKLEWLSFYACPKLKNPLVGEVSSQCLKKIKGETSWWEALEWSNGRPGYLDEIFVPIDIWDC, encoded by the coding sequence TGACAGAGCTGGATTTGACTGGCCCACCTGAAAGCttttttgaggaagaagaaaatgaaaaacaaatactgTTACCGCCTCTAGGAATGGTGTTTGACACTGAAGCATTTGAGACGGCATCTAACTCAAGTAAACAAACAATATCTGAGATTGAATTTATTGAGGTTGAAGCTTCACAAAGATGGCCAGAGGGTTTACAGGTTGAGGAAATGGAACAAGAAGCAGTAAGTACTTTGAAAACTCAAGGAGTGTTTGATGTTGAAGCAGTTAAGATGGCTGAATCTAGTGGACAAATGAAATTTCAGATTGCAGACAAAGAGATGGAGCCTGAAGCAGATCGACCTCAGGAAGCTCAACAATTTCTGATGCAGGTTGGTTTAAGATTAACTGAGCCACCAAAGGATGAGGATTGGGAAAATGCCAATGAGATTTACTTGATGGACAATGAGTTGTCTGTTTTACCAGAGAATCCAAAGTGTCCCAAGTTGTCTGCACTGTTCCTTCAAAGAAACTACAAATTGCGATTGATTCCTCCCgcattttttaattacatgCCTGCTCTTCAAATCCTGAACTTATCCGGGACTAATATCAAGTCTTTACCCAATTCCATTATCAGATTGGTCAGCCTAAAAAGACTCTTTCTAAATGATTGTCATTGTTTCATGGTGTTGTCACCCAAAATTGGAGAACTCAAGCAGCTTGAGGTTCTTAGTCTTGAAGGGACAGAGATTATGGATTTACCTCCGGATATTAAGAAGCTAACTAATCTGACATGTTTGGAAGTTTCATTTTGTGAATGTCAGAGTAATTGTAAGCAAGCCATGCAATTAAATGCAGTGGTGCCTTGTGGGGTAATTTCTGTACTGTCTCAGTTAGAGGAGTTGGATATTAATGTTGATCCAGATGATGAGCGGTGGGATGCGTGTGTGGAAGATATTGTTAATGAAGTATGCACCTTAAAGAGGTTGTACTCTCTTAAATTCTATTTCCAAAGGGTGGAACTTTTAAGTCACATTCAGTGGAATATCCCATCGCTGTTATATTTCAGATTTACTGTTGGCCGTCATGTCAAGCGCATTATGTCTGGAGTCCCCCGTGATGTTGAGTTTGAATTGGAACGATGGGATAGATGCTTGAAATACATAAATGGTGTGGATGTTCCTAGAGATATAAAGAAGGTACTCCAACATGCCACAGCATTTTTCTTGGATAGGCATGCAACTGTTAAGAAGCTATCCAATTTTGGGATTCAAAATATGGTGAAACTAAAATGCTTAGTTATGGGGGAATGTAGTGAGGTTCAAGTGATTATAGATGAAGCAGATGGTTATGAAGAAGATGATAGCGATGAAATAGTATCTGAATCATATGATACTGAAAAAATTGTTCTTGGTTCACTTGAATACATGTATGTATATTATATGGAGAGTTTAAGGAGCATGTGGGAGGGGCCACTACAGCCGGAGTCTTTAGTTTGTCTCAAGTCCTTGACATTGTGCACGTGTCCCCAATTAACCACTATTTTCACACCAGGGTTGCTTGCTAACCTGTGCAACTTAGAAGAGCTTAAAGTTGATGACTGCCCCTCCATCAAAAGCATAGTAAGCCATGATATAACTGCTGAGcataaaatctcttattttctCCCAGAATTGAAGAAGATTTCACTTCATTACATGCCTGAATTAGTTAGCATCTCTAAAGGTTTACACATTGCTCCAAAATTGGAATGGTTGAGTTTTTATGCTTGCCCAAAGCTTAAGAACCCTTTAGTTGGGGAAGTATCTAGTCAATGTTTGAAGAAGATCAAGGGTGAGACAAGTTGGTGGGAAGCGCTGGAGTGGAGCAATGGTCGTCCAGGTTATTTGGATGAAATTTTTGTTCCAATTGACATATGGGATTGCTGA